One genomic window of Desulfitobacterium chlororespirans DSM 11544 includes the following:
- the pyrF gene encoding orotidine-5'-phosphate decarboxylase produces MELERTVSESNKKVMVAMDVNSREKALALADQLQGSGCWLKVGMELYNAAGAGIIRELKDKGFPIFLDLKLHDIPNTVESAVRVLAGYGADMLTIHCSGGHDMMARAVQATHEVKEQKNAEERMKIIGITVLTSLDEERLQQDLGVGRTLPDQVVALAELGQKAGIDGVVASAQESPILRRHVGPDFVVITPGIRPKGSETHDQARTLTPKEALEAGSSYLVVGRPITQAANPRQALEQLWD; encoded by the coding sequence ATGGAGCTGGAAAGAACAGTGTCGGAGAGTAATAAAAAAGTCATGGTGGCCATGGATGTGAATAGCCGGGAGAAGGCTTTAGCTCTGGCTGACCAACTTCAGGGGAGCGGCTGCTGGCTTAAAGTAGGGATGGAGCTCTATAATGCTGCAGGTGCCGGCATTATCCGGGAACTGAAGGACAAAGGCTTCCCTATCTTCCTGGATCTGAAGCTTCATGATATCCCCAATACGGTGGAAAGTGCGGTGCGGGTTCTGGCCGGGTATGGCGCCGATATGCTCACTATTCACTGCAGCGGCGGTCATGATATGATGGCCCGGGCGGTCCAGGCTACCCATGAAGTGAAAGAGCAAAAGAACGCTGAGGAGCGGATGAAGATTATCGGCATCACGGTACTGACCAGCCTTGATGAAGAGAGGTTGCAGCAAGACTTGGGAGTGGGCAGAACCTTGCCGGATCAGGTGGTTGCTCTGGCCGAACTGGGTCAAAAGGCAGGTATTGACGGGGTAGTGGCCTCGGCTCAGGAAAGCCCTATCCTCCGCCGGCATGTAGGGCCGGATTTCGTAGTCATTACGCCGGGGATTCGCCCCAAAGGCAGCGAAACCCATGATCAGGCCCGTACCCTTACCCCCAAAGAAGCCCTGGAAGCCGGGAGCTCTTATCTGGTGGTGGGCAGACCCATTACCCAGGCGGCCAATCCAAGGCAGGCCTTGGAGCAGCTTTGGGATTAA
- a CDS encoding dihydroorotate dehydrogenase, whose amino-acid sequence MNSEKGGDNSMKKINLEVNLGPLALRNPVLTCSGTYGFGEEYAPYCPVDKLGGITLKGLTPEPRLGNPLPRLAETPAGMINSVGLENPGLEEFLHSYLPRVRELPTTVIANISGFSLQDYETMASAFQSGSGIDALEVNISCPNVKHGGMHFGTHPDSAEEVIALVKKKTDLPVIAKLSPNVTDIVEMAKAVERGGADIISMINTLLGMSIDIEKRQPLLANKVGGLSGPAIRPVAVRMVWQVAQAVKVPIIGMGGILTWQDAVEFMLAGAKAVSIGTGNFVNPLAPLEVIEGIEEYCRRQGFDAVEEIVGLAL is encoded by the coding sequence ATGAACAGTGAAAAGGGTGGAGATAACTCCATGAAAAAGATTAATCTGGAAGTGAATTTGGGCCCTTTAGCCTTGAGAAATCCCGTGCTCACCTGCTCAGGCACTTATGGCTTCGGCGAAGAATATGCTCCCTATTGTCCGGTTGATAAGTTGGGAGGAATTACTCTCAAAGGACTTACCCCGGAGCCACGCCTAGGGAATCCGTTACCGCGGCTGGCGGAGACTCCGGCGGGAATGATCAACTCGGTCGGTCTGGAAAACCCTGGCCTCGAAGAATTTCTCCACTCCTATCTCCCCAGAGTGCGGGAGCTGCCCACTACGGTTATTGCCAATATTTCCGGATTTTCTTTACAGGACTATGAAACGATGGCCAGCGCTTTTCAATCCGGTTCGGGAATTGATGCCTTGGAAGTCAATATCTCCTGTCCTAATGTCAAGCATGGAGGGATGCATTTCGGCACCCATCCGGACAGTGCGGAAGAAGTGATTGCCTTGGTCAAAAAGAAGACGGATCTTCCCGTGATTGCCAAGTTATCCCCCAATGTTACGGATATTGTGGAGATGGCCAAAGCAGTGGAACGGGGGGGCGCGGATATCATATCTATGATTAACACTTTGCTTGGGATGAGCATTGATATTGAAAAACGTCAGCCCCTCCTGGCCAATAAGGTTGGCGGCCTGTCAGGGCCGGCTATTCGTCCGGTGGCGGTACGGATGGTGTGGCAAGTGGCTCAGGCGGTAAAAGTCCCGATCATCGGCATGGGAGGGATTCTCACCTGGCAGGACGCCGTGGAATTCATGCTGGCCGGGGCCAAAGCGGTAAGCATCGGCACCGGGAATTTTGTGAATCCTCTCGCTCCCCTGGAGGTCATAGAGGGGATCGAGGAGTACTGCCGCCGCCAGGGTTTTGATGCTGTGGAGGAGATAGTGGGGCTGGCTTTGTAG
- a CDS encoding dihydroorotate dehydrogenase electron transfer subunit, whose product MEMLDKAKVVSHQIMGDPCYKIMKLVLRTDIAREGQPGQFVHVQVATGLDPLLRRPISIADIDREARELTLLYRIKGKGTEVLAQVKAGERLSLMGPLGHGFTLPEQGELILVAGGIGSFPLLPLAKAARAKTIPVRLYWGGEDEDFFTSAGLGLWQDAGIPVSLSSMDGSIGAKGNVLDLIRENSSGSEAGQGAGCSVAVCGPQVMMKVVSEYFLQTGASVEVSLEERMGCAVGACLGCVCTLKDENSGKIRRGKVCQDGPIFQGKEVLWDYEQ is encoded by the coding sequence ATGGAAATGCTGGATAAGGCTAAAGTCGTTTCTCACCAAATCATGGGTGATCCTTGTTATAAGATCATGAAACTGGTTCTTCGGACCGATATTGCCCGGGAAGGGCAACCGGGACAATTCGTTCATGTGCAGGTCGCAACGGGACTGGATCCTCTTTTGCGCCGCCCCATCAGCATTGCGGATATTGACCGGGAAGCCCGGGAGCTAACCCTGCTCTATCGGATTAAGGGGAAAGGTACGGAAGTGTTGGCTCAGGTCAAGGCGGGAGAAAGATTAAGTTTGATGGGCCCTCTGGGCCATGGCTTTACCCTGCCTGAGCAAGGGGAACTTATCCTCGTTGCGGGGGGAATCGGCTCTTTTCCCCTCCTTCCTTTAGCCAAGGCAGCCCGTGCGAAAACTATTCCTGTACGTTTGTATTGGGGCGGGGAAGATGAAGACTTCTTTACCAGTGCCGGACTTGGACTTTGGCAGGATGCCGGCATCCCGGTTTCCCTGAGTTCCATGGACGGAAGTATCGGGGCTAAAGGCAATGTTTTAGACCTTATTCGCGAAAACTCCTCAGGTTCAGAGGCTGGCCAAGGAGCGGGATGTTCAGTGGCGGTTTGTGGTCCTCAGGTGATGATGAAGGTTGTCAGCGAGTACTTTCTGCAAACGGGAGCTTCTGTGGAAGTTTCTCTGGAAGAGCGGATGGGCTGTGCGGTGGGAGCCTGCTTAGGCTGTGTGTGCACCTTAAAAGATGAAAACAGCGGCAAAATCCGCAGAGGGAAAGTATGTCAGGACGGACCGATTTTCCAAGGGAAGGAGGTGCTCTGGGATTATGAACAGTGA